In Chiloscyllium punctatum isolate Juve2018m chromosome 8, sChiPun1.3, whole genome shotgun sequence, a single window of DNA contains:
- the c8h8orf82 gene encoding UPF0598 protein C8orf82 homolog: MALPLAASGRRLLQQLPPRGAWGTVRTGPGPGYRQGQSPEPRIREYFYYIDHQGQLFLDDTKVKNFITCFKDKQFLVFFFKQLRKNSTGRYQEFPYVSLCGRERNFLRCDDLPVVFTHLIKGLGSEQELLSYCGGGDKLAVPFEPQRLFMPENGRVYHPAPERSGGMGLVKSSLAFELSPQFEYSAGGPDSGPPSHFHWNGQRYRLTNELSSIIVGRKPA; the protein is encoded by the exons ATGGCGTTGCCTCTTGCCGCCTCCGGCCGCCGCCTCCTGCAGCAGCTTCCCCCCCGCGGGGCCTGGGGCACCGTCCGCACCGGCCCCGGCCCCGGCTACAGGCAGGGCCAGAGCCCGGAGCCCAGGATCCGCGAGTATTTCTACTACATCGACCATCAGGGCCAG CTGTTCCTTGATGATACCAAAGTGAAGAATTTCATCACCTGCTTTAAAG ATAAACAGTTCCTCGTTTTCTTCTTCAAGCAACTCAGGAAAAACTCCACCGGCCGGTACCAGGAGTTCCCCTACGTGTCACTGTGTGGCCGTGAGCGTAACTTCCTGCGCTGTGATGACCTTCCTGTTGTCTTCACCCACCTGATCAAAGGGCTCGGCTCGGAGCAGGAGCTGCTGTCCTACTGCGGGGGTGGGGACAAGCTGGCTGTGCCCTTTGAACCCCAGCGGTTGTTCATGCCGGAGAACGGCCGCGTCTATCACCCGGCCCCGGAGAGGTCAGGGGGCATGGGGCTGGTCAAATCCTCCCTGGCCTTTGAGCTCAGCCCCCAGTTTGAGTACAGTGCCGGTGGACCTGACAGTGGCCCACCGTCACATTTCCACTGGAACGGTCAGCGTTACAGACTGACCAATGAACTCTCCTCGATCATCGTAGGTAGAAAACCAGCCTAG